The following DNA comes from Peribacillus sp. FSL E2-0218.
ACGACCGGATATACGGGGGAAATCCTCGCTTTACAGCCACGGCATTTTCCGCCCTGCAGCATATAGGAAATGACCGGTATCAACTCAAGGGGTTTCAAGGTACGCCCACAGGATGGGCAAGCCGAGCGACGGTTTACAAATGCGTGACTTACTGGAACATTTAAACCGACGACATTAAAAAAGGAGCCTAAAATCAAGCCTAGTATGAGGAGATAAATATGGATAGCGATCATTTATGTAAGATGCACAGGGGAACCGTCCAGATTGGTCGTTTCCCCGCCTGCATAAAATCCTTCATCAGCATGTCCCAAGCCCTTGCCAGGACATCTCTTTTACGATAATCATTACGGTTCCTCATCGTCATTCATCCCCCCGTATTTCATCTTCAGGCCGGCCCTTCCAAAACATCTCCCATTCCCGCTTGATTTGATACGATTCATTTAGCATCCAGGAACAATATATAAGCATATTTTAACAAATATACGTGGAGTTGGCTGACAAAAAACTTCACGGAAGCAGTGGATATCCCGTTTTATTTTCCATTGCTCCCCCTATCTCCTTCACGCCAACACTGTCTGATCCCTCCCGATTCGAATTGGTCAGTCTTGCAGGAATGCCCTCACAAGAGAAAGGAAATGCAGGGAACCAGTGATGACAAGAACCTCCTTGTCCCCTGTTTTCCGTCTTCCTTCCGTTATGGCCGCCTGCCAATCCTTGATTAGCTGTTTATTCTCGTGATGAGATGCTTCATAAAGCGTCTGCGCATCGGCAGCCCGATCATGGCCGAATTCGGTAATGATGATCTCAAGCGCATCTTTTTCAAGTTCATGCAGCATCTTGGCATAATCCTTATCCTTAAAAGAGCTGAAAACGAATCGGTAGTGATATTCAGGGTAATGTGCCTTCAGCGTATCCACAAGAACCTGAATGCCCGCAGGATTATGGGCACCATCCAAAATCACCAAAGGGTCATTGGAGATTTTTTCAAAACGGCCATCCCATTTCGCTTCCGCTATTCCTTTGCGGATGTTTTTTTCATCGGTATGTTCCAGGCCGATCTGGACGGCAGCAATGGCCAATGCTGCATTCTCGATTTGATGTTGGCCTAACATGTTCATTTCAAGATGATCGATGGTCCTATTCCCATGCGTAAACGAGAAGCTTTGTCTGCCTTCTCTTTTCTTTACATGCCTTATTTGAAAATCCCTGGCTAATTGGTAATACGGAACACCGACTGCATGTGCCCTATCTTCGATCACGTCTGCCGGTTCTTTCGCCGTCACTCCGCTTATGACCGGCGCCCCGCTTTTGATGATGCCTGCCTTCTCTGAAGCGATTTCCGCCAATGTGTCACCGAGGATATTCGTATGCTCCAAGGAAATCGAGGTAATGATCGAAAGCAACGGCTTGATGACATTCGTCGTATCCAGCCTGCCTCCAAGTCCGGTTTCCATTAAGACCAGATCTACCTCTTTCTTGCTAAAATAAGAGAACGCCATGGCCGTCAATATTTCGAATTGGGTGGGGCCATTCCCTGCATGATCCATCTCTTGGATGAACGGCCACAGTTCCGTGAACACAGCGATGAAATCCTTATCGCTGATTTCATCTGCATTTATCTTCAGCTGTTCATTCATGCGGCTTAAATACGGGGATGTGAACGAAGCGACCCGGACTCCTTCTTCCATCAAAATTCCTTTCATATACTGCAGCGTCGATCCTTTCCCATTTGAACCGGCAATATGAATATACTTTAACCCTTCATGCGGGTTGCCTAATTTCTTTAATAATGCTTCCATGCGTGACAGGCCGAAATTCATGCCCAATCGAACTTGTCGTCGTTCAAAAAAATGATTGATTTCTTTCATGGTCCTTGCCATTAATCATCGAGCCTCCTCTATCTTTATACCGCTCTAATGCGTTAAGATTATTTTATCAATATATGAACGATTAACCTAGACGAAAGGTAGTGTTAATTCATGAAAACTTCTTCTGACCTCCATTGCTGGATTGTCGTGAATGGCTATTTACAGCATGATAAATTTTCCAGCCTGGCTTTGTTCATCAAAGAATCGGCTGAAAGAAAAAAAATCAAGGCAACCCTCATCCGTAATTCGGATCTTATTCCCGTCATTGAAAACGGGATTCCAATGCTTAAAGGAACGTTTGGAAAGCTGCCTGACTTTGTCCTATTCATGGATAAAGATATCCATTTGGCGCGCCATTTGGAATTGCTCGGCCTCCCGGTATACAACAGCAGTTCTGCTATCGATATTTGCGACAGCAAAGCGAAAACGCATCAAGCCTTAGCGGGACATAACATACCGATGCCGAAGACCGTCTTTCCTCCTTTCACCTACGAGGGTATCGAAAGGGTTAATATGGATGTTTTCAACCAAATCGGAAGCGAGCTTGGATTCCCGCTTGTCGTCAAGGAGTCGTACGGTTCTTTCGGGGAACAAGTTTATTTGATTCAAACGGAAGAAGAACTTCTCAAGGCAATCCGTCTTCTTGGCCACAAACCATTCATCATCCAGGAATTCATCAGGCACAGCAAAGGACGTGACATTCGCATCAATGTCGTCGGCGATCAAGTCATAGCTGCGATGCAACGCCATTCCGAGAGTGACTTCCGGGCCAACATGACAGCTGGCGGCAGGGCCCAGCCCTATACACCCACGAAGGAGGAAGCCATACTGGCGATCCGTTGTGCCGAGATTCTTGGCGCCGCATTTGCTGGCGTCGATTTGTTATTCGGTGAAGATGGGCCGCTTTTGTGCGAGGTGAATTCGAATTCTCATTTGCTTAATATATATGAATGCACCGGCATCAACATCGCTGACAGCATGTTTGATCATATGTTGAACAATATAGGGAAGGGGAGTGCGACAGATGAGAAAACAAGCAGGCTGGCTGATATATAACCGCGAGGATGCCGAAAAAAATAAAGGCTACATAGAATGGATGCTGGACGAGGCAAGCAAGCTTGATCTTGATTTGCATTTCTATCATCGTGAAGATCTGCGGATCGGCCATCGCTTCAATGCGTTATATGCCGAGCATGTGCTGGAGCCAATCACAATGCCAGCCTTTGCCATCGTGCGGACCATCGACCCTTTTTTCACGAGACAGCTGGAGCAAATGGGGATTGTTTGCTTCAACTCTTCTTCCGTATCCGAAATGGCGAATGACAAAGCAAAGACCCATCAATATTTATCAGCGATGGGAATTCCGATGGCCGATACCGTATATTGCAACGGACGGCCGAAGGCAACTGATATGGCACTCCCTTTCATCGCTAAAGAAACAAAAGGCCGCGGCGGGAAGCAGGTGTATTTAATCGAGAATGAGGCTGATTTGGCCCAGTTGAATGAAGGAAACTGGATCGTGCAAAAGCCTGGCCGATTCGGACAGGATATCCGTGTTTTTGTAATAGGCAACCAAGTGAAGGCCGCCGTGCTCCGCGAATCAGCTTCGAGCTTCAAGGCCAATTATACGTTAGGCGGAACAGCTTCCTTATGTGAACTAGCTCCACACGATTTAGCGCTGGTTGAAAGAATCATCGAAGCGTTTGATTTTGGCCTGGTCGGCATCGATTTCATTTTTGCCAAAGACGGCAGCCTGCTGCTCAATGAAATCGAGGATGTCGTCGGGAGCCGTACGTTAAGTGCCTTAAGCGAGATCAATATCGTAAGGGAATATCTCACTTTCATTAAGGACAGGATCAACACCCTGCAGGACGTTTAAGATTCACGATAAAAAAAGGAGGAACCAGCCAATATGCTGGTTCCTCCTTTCATGTTTACAGTTGTTTCAATTCATTGATTCTGTGGATCACGGAATCGCGTTTCTCGCTATAGTCTTTTTCTTTGGCGCGTTCTTCTTCGATGACGCTTGCCGGCGCCTTCTTGACGAAGCCCTCGTTGCCTAATTTTTTCTGTACACGTTCCACTTCTTTATTGAGTTTGTCGAGCTCTTTCTCAAGACGTTTCACTTCTTCATCAATATTGATCAGTCCTGTCAGCGGAAGGATCAACTCCACACCGGTTACGACAGCAGTCATCGCTTGGGCTGGCTCTTCGACCTCAATGCCGATCGTCAATTGTTCAGGATTACAGAATCGCTCAATATAGCTGCTATTCTTCTGCAGTGTCGTCAAGAAGGACTCGTCCTTCGCTTTTAAAATCAAATTGATTTTTTTGCTTAGCGGCGTGTTCACTTCAGCCCGGATGTTACGGACGGAGCGGATGATTTCAACAAGCAGCTTCATTTCCTCGGCTGCAGCCGAATCCGTCAATTCTTCGTTCACTTCCGGCCAAGCGGCAACAGTGATGGACTCCCCTTGATGCGGAAGGTTTTGCCAGATTTCTTCGGTGATGAATGGCATGAAAGGATGCAGCAGCCTCATTGTGTTATCGAGCACGTAAGCCAAGATTGAACGTGTCGTTTTCTTTGCCGCTTCATCTTCACCGTATAATGGAAGCTTCGCCATTTCGATATACCAGTCACAGAAGTCATCCCAGATGAAGTTATAAAGCACACGGCCGACTTCACCGAATTCATAACGGTCCGCAAGTCTCGTCACATTCGTGATCGTTTCATTCAAACGTGTCAAAATCCATTTATCTGCTACAGATTTCTCGCCGCTCAAATCGATTTCATCGTACGTCATTCCATTCATGTTCATTAAAGCGAATCGGGATGCGTTCCAAATCTTATTGGAGAAGTTCCAAACCGCCTCGACTTTTTCCGTACTGTAACGAAGGTCCTGACCTGGTGAGCTGCCAGTCGATAAGAAGTAACGCAGCGAGTCGGCGCCGTATTGATCGATGACATCCATCGGATCGACACCATTGCCAAGCGATTTACTCATCTTGCGTCCTTGTTCATCACGAACGAGGCCGTGGATCAATACATCTTCAAATGGACGTTCACCCGTAAACTCAAGCGCCTGGAAAATCATCCTTGAAACCCAGAAGAAGATGATGTCATAGCCCGTAACAAGTGCCCCGGTTGGGTAGTAGCGTTTGAAATCGACACTGTCCGCATCAGGCCAGCCCATCGTCGAGAACGGCCATAAAGCCGAGCTGAACCATGTATCCAGAACGTCTGTGTCTTGTTCCCAGTTTTCCGCATCCGCAGGCTCTTCATGTCCTACGTATACTTCACCTGTTTCTTTATGGTACCAAGCTGGAATGCGGTGGCCCCACCATAGCTGACGGGATATACACCAGTCGCGAATATTTTCCATCCAGTGTAAATACGTTTTTTCGAAACGGTCTGGAACGAAATGGACTTTTTCTTCATCGGACCCTTTTTGAAGCTCAACCGAAGCATCCGCAAGTGGCTGCATTTTAACGAACCATTGCGTGGAAAGATACGGCTCAACAACAGCTCCGCTTCTTTCTGAATGTCCGACTGAGTGCAGGTGATCTTCGATTTTGAAGAGCACACCCTCTTCCTGAAGATCTTTGACGATTTGTTTACGGCATTCAAAACGATCCATGCCTTCATATTT
Coding sequences within:
- a CDS encoding folylpolyglutamate synthase/dihydrofolate synthase family protein, which encodes MARTMKEINHFFERRQVRLGMNFGLSRMEALLKKLGNPHEGLKYIHIAGSNGKGSTLQYMKGILMEEGVRVASFTSPYLSRMNEQLKINADEISDKDFIAVFTELWPFIQEMDHAGNGPTQFEILTAMAFSYFSKKEVDLVLMETGLGGRLDTTNVIKPLLSIITSISLEHTNILGDTLAEIASEKAGIIKSGAPVISGVTAKEPADVIEDRAHAVGVPYYQLARDFQIRHVKKREGRQSFSFTHGNRTIDHLEMNMLGQHQIENAALAIAAVQIGLEHTDEKNIRKGIAEAKWDGRFEKISNDPLVILDGAHNPAGIQVLVDTLKAHYPEYHYRFVFSSFKDKDYAKMLHELEKDALEIIITEFGHDRAADAQTLYEASHHENKQLIKDWQAAITEGRRKTGDKEVLVITGSLHFLSLVRAFLQD
- a CDS encoding RimK family alpha-L-glutamate ligase; translation: MKTSSDLHCWIVVNGYLQHDKFSSLALFIKESAERKKIKATLIRNSDLIPVIENGIPMLKGTFGKLPDFVLFMDKDIHLARHLELLGLPVYNSSSAIDICDSKAKTHQALAGHNIPMPKTVFPPFTYEGIERVNMDVFNQIGSELGFPLVVKESYGSFGEQVYLIQTEEELLKAIRLLGHKPFIIQEFIRHSKGRDIRINVVGDQVIAAMQRHSESDFRANMTAGGRAQPYTPTKEEAILAIRCAEILGAAFAGVDLLFGEDGPLLCEVNSNSHLLNIYECTGINIADSMFDHMLNNIGKGSATDEKTSRLADI
- a CDS encoding ATP-grasp domain-containing protein, whose protein sequence is MRKQAGWLIYNREDAEKNKGYIEWMLDEASKLDLDLHFYHREDLRIGHRFNALYAEHVLEPITMPAFAIVRTIDPFFTRQLEQMGIVCFNSSSVSEMANDKAKTHQYLSAMGIPMADTVYCNGRPKATDMALPFIAKETKGRGGKQVYLIENEADLAQLNEGNWIVQKPGRFGQDIRVFVIGNQVKAAVLRESASSFKANYTLGGTASLCELAPHDLALVERIIEAFDFGLVGIDFIFAKDGSLLLNEIEDVVGSRTLSALSEINIVREYLTFIKDRINTLQDV
- a CDS encoding valine--tRNA ligase, which produces MEENQISMPTKYDPQAIEKGRYKWWLDGKFFETKSDDTKEPYTIVIPPPNVTGKLHLGHAWDTTLQDILTRMKRMQGYDVLWLPGMDHAGIATQAKVEQKLRAEGVSRYDLGREKFVEETWKWKEEYASHIREQWSKLGLGLDYTRERFTLDEGLSKAVREVFVSLYNKGLIYRGEYIINWDPSTKTALSDIEVIYKDVQGAFYHMKYPLVDGSGEIEIATTRPETMLGDTAVAVHPEDDRYKHLIGKMVRLPITGREIPIVGDDYVDMEFGSGAVKITPAHDPNDFEIGNRHDLERILVMHEDGSMNEKAGKYEGMDRFECRKQIVKDLQEEGVLFKIEDHLHSVGHSERSGAVVEPYLSTQWFVKMQPLADASVELQKGSDEEKVHFVPDRFEKTYLHWMENIRDWCISRQLWWGHRIPAWYHKETGEVYVGHEEPADAENWEQDTDVLDTWFSSALWPFSTMGWPDADSVDFKRYYPTGALVTGYDIIFFWVSRMIFQALEFTGERPFEDVLIHGLVRDEQGRKMSKSLGNGVDPMDVIDQYGADSLRYFLSTGSSPGQDLRYSTEKVEAVWNFSNKIWNASRFALMNMNGMTYDEIDLSGEKSVADKWILTRLNETITNVTRLADRYEFGEVGRVLYNFIWDDFCDWYIEMAKLPLYGEDEAAKKTTRSILAYVLDNTMRLLHPFMPFITEEIWQNLPHQGESITVAAWPEVNEELTDSAAAEEMKLLVEIIRSVRNIRAEVNTPLSKKINLILKAKDESFLTTLQKNSSYIERFCNPEQLTIGIEVEEPAQAMTAVVTGVELILPLTGLINIDEEVKRLEKELDKLNKEVERVQKKLGNEGFVKKAPASVIEEERAKEKDYSEKRDSVIHRINELKQL